TACTTTCACTTCTTTATCAAAGGATAAAGTAccgaaagaaaaagtaaaagggCATAGAAGAAATAGCAAGTATATTATTAACCCTTTTGCTTTCATTCATATCTTTGCTGGGGCTACAAAGTAGCATAGTGGGACCAAAATAGATGTTGAACAACATTTTATTCCTCTTTtctcttaaataaattaaaagagttTGGTGAAAACAACTCATGCATGATGCttcatttattcatttttcatcttttgacTAATGTACATGCAATGCAACCAATTatgaagaagcacaaaataattgaaatgctacatctttttttatctttccaaCTTCACTTCTGCCAAAACCATAGAGAAAGAAATGCTTTTATGAACTTTCAAACATAGCATGTGATTCCAAAATTGAATATCTCTGTTACTAACTTTATCATAGCATTATATCACATTTATAAGCTATCAGTGTATTAATAGGTATTAATGTGTTTATTAATTCACctttttattaataatgaattGCTGTAATCATTTTCATGCTACATAAGAACTTCTTTCCAGAAGAATCATCCATACAACATCCTTTTCTTTTCATCCCAACAAATTTTCCCGCTCTCCAAAACCCTCCAAAGAAAACTAATCATtaccatatatatatagagaacaaTATCATCATATCAATACCTCTTTCATAGTTCAGATCATTTAAGATTCCAAAATGGGAAACTGCTTGTTAGGGGGAATGTCAGAACCTGAAGGAGTAATCAAAGTGATAACAGCAAATGGTGGCATCATGGAATTCACTGCACCAGTAACAGTGAATTTCATCACCAATGAGTTCCCAGGGCATGCCATTTTCCCAAGCCATGACCTCTTCTGGAAGCCATTGTCTTCATTAGATGAGCTTGAACCAGGTCAGTCATACTACTTGCTCCCAatcagcagcaacaacaataacaaagaaGCTGAAGAATACCCTTTTGCCACGGCCACGGCCAGCTGCAGTATCGTCCGGCAAGGTCACGTCCGCTCTCGCAGTGTTCCTACAACTCCTCATCCTCCTCCATATAGAATGTCATTGGACTATCAGCACCAAAAAGGATCAGGGTTGctcaaaacaagaagaatttCCAAAGAAAACTTCTCTTGCAAGAAACTGACTAGTAAGAACAGTACTAGTACTAATAGCAGTAGCTGTAGGTTCTGGAAAGTGAAGCTGGCGATTACGCCGGAGCAGTTGCTGGAGATTTTGTCACAAGAGACTAGGACCAAGGAGTTGATGGAGAGTGTGAGGATTGTGGCAAAATGTGGTGGGGTTTCATCTTGTGCAGGTTCTGCAGCAGCAAGCATAGTTTCTGAAGATTGGAGCCATTCAAGCAGTGGTAGAAGTGTTAATTCCTCTAAGATTGATGCTTTAGTACTAGACATTTAACTACAGCTACAAAAGCACCTATGCTTCctcatgtatttttttcttttttggataGAATTTAGTTTACAAATACAACTTATTCTCAAATTTTATGCCATGTTGTACAATCTCTGTGCGATTTATCTTATGGTAGTTGTGTTGCATGCTTTCATGAATCATGATTATTCCTATACATATGTTCTGTTCATTTTAATCTGTTTGAAAAATTAGAAGATATGTGAaccctcttttttcttttataattagtGATTTAGCCTATTATATGGAGCAAACAATGCCTCATAAGATTATTGTAAGGAGCTTCTGCCATGTGAAGAAATCTCCTAATAAATAAGAATGTCCAAATGTCAAGGAGAGACTCAGAGAGTGCCTCTGGAGAACCATGAAATGGCAATGTAGAAATTGTTTTAGTAAATTATTCTTCAAAACTTAGTACCATTTGGGAGACTGGTATTATGATTGGTTCAAAATAAATTTGACTCTAGTACTAAAGCAATGTGATAAATATTACATAGGATTATTATAAACTCATCAATTCAGAACTTTGAAGTCCTCATAAGTTATA
The Arachis duranensis cultivar V14167 chromosome 5, aradu.V14167.gnm2.J7QH, whole genome shotgun sequence genome window above contains:
- the LOC107490992 gene encoding uncharacterized protein LOC107490992; protein product: MGNCLLGGMSEPEGVIKVITANGGIMEFTAPVTVNFITNEFPGHAIFPSHDLFWKPLSSLDELEPGQSYYLLPISSNNNNKEAEEYPFATATASCSIVRQGHVRSRSVPTTPHPPPYRMSLDYQHQKGSGLLKTRRISKENFSCKKLTSKNSTSTNSSSCRFWKVKLAITPEQLLEILSQETRTKELMESVRIVAKCGGVSSCAGSAAASIVSEDWSHSSSGRSVNSSKIDALVLDI